DNA sequence from the Excalfactoria chinensis isolate bCotChi1 chromosome 7, bCotChi1.hap2, whole genome shotgun sequence genome:
GGGCGTCTCTTCGTAAGTTTAACTTAACAGCCCTAAAACATGGTTCAGAGTTTGAAtttggggcaggagggggaacaCAACACAGGGAAGTCTGTAACGTGTGCATGCAGCAATGTTGTGACATTATAAAAGAACTGCTTTAATTAGAAGTGTCTGGAAGCAGGAAATCTTTCTGTTGTAGCATAACCCAAATGGTATTTTGCTGCTACGTACAGCACTAGTAGTGTGGTGCCAGTTGCTATTTCAGAAGTATCTACTGAAATGTACTGCACTGCTTGTTTCCACAGTCCCTGAAGTTCCCCCTGCAGGAGGTGCAAGTCCAGCACCTATGGGTTATGTGGTTATGGTCTTATGTTGTTCCTTTAAAATCAAAGTCTAAATCGCTGTACTTGGTGGAACCACACAACCACTCCTAAGGGagggctggcactgctgtctGAGGGGATCCTGGCCCGTGCCCTTTaagagggagaagaaatcaTTTTGAGAATCCCTTGTTCTAAAGGAATTGCGATTTTTATTATCCTTAAAAATATCCCTTCTTTGTAAACACAAGACAATACAGGCAGACCTCCAGTCTATGCGTATTAAACTGCATTTATAAATAAGACATTCAATTCAAACAGAAACTTTTGTTCAACTGTTATATCTCAGAGTAAGAACTGAGACCACCTGGAAAAGTACCGATAGTCAGCCTCCTTTTACTGCTGGCAGCTTGTCTGGGtaacagcagcaaggaaaaacaCCCACCAAAATACAAATTAACAACACAGAAAGCTGTAATTATTCAAACACCTTCATTCCGATGTTCAACAATAGAAATAATTATAGAATTCACTGCATTCCACTTGCAGCTATTCAAACGGCAAACTCCAAAAGATGAGCAATTCTGTTTATAGAAGAGATGTTTTGATATACATTATGTGAATCACATTTGCACTGGTTTGTTGGCTCCAACCAGagtcaaataaaagaaaagcccCAGATGTGGCAGCTGTGGTTCCCCTGCAGTGCGGAGCTGTTTGTGGTGTCACAGCTCAGGTGTGTGGCTTCATCAGCAACActgcttcagaaatgtaaaCTGTTTTGCAAGAGTTTTCAAGTATGAGTCATAAAGGAAAGCTATGTTCATGTCAAGCTAAGTAACCTTTGTTCTGTGCCATAGGAATCATGTATCGCAAATCCTGCGCATCTTCAGCAGCGTGTCTGATAGCTTCTGCTGGATACCAATCTTTTTGCTCTCCAGGGAAAGTGAACTCTGTGTGTATCAGCTGCTGCAACACTCCGCTCTGCAACGGACCCCGGCCGAAGAAGAGGGGGAATTCTGGTGTGATGCTGAGGGCACACGTGATAACCACCGCTCTGCTCCTTAAattctctctcttgtttttgtATCGCTAAACTTCGAGCGAGTTTCTTGTCCTGACACAATTTGTTCCATCTCCTCCTGTTTTCAAAGACACCgcaattattttctatttgttttcaagTCTCTGTCAACAGCAAGGGAATTCTGGCAGTGGTGGAGAAAGAAGCAACACTTCTGGCAGCTAATGCAGAAACCAGAACATGGGAAGTTCCATCCTAATGCAAGGAAGAACTTT
Encoded proteins:
- the LYPD1 gene encoding ly6/PLAUR domain-containing protein 1; protein product: MRLFLLAATFCGLCLAPGFGLQIQCYQCEEFQLNNDCSSPEFIVNCTVNVQDMCQKEVMEKSFGIMYRKSCASSAACLIASAGYQSFCSPGKVNSVCISCCNTPLCNGPRPKKRGNSGVMLRAHVITTALLLKFSLLFLYR